A region of Salinibacter sp. 10B DNA encodes the following proteins:
- a CDS encoding DUF1080 domain-containing protein encodes MSHFRASCSLLSFFLSLLVLFSACTSSESSPPPTAGQKEWTPLFNGKNLNGWTPKITGQTAGINKGNTFRVEDGKLTVGYDAYDQFDGQFGHLVSDTTFSHYVVAVEYRFLDGQAPGGPGWATENSGVMVHSQSAETMTRHQDFPISIEVQLLGSAGQSQRSTANLCTPGTHVLMSDTLTTTHCINSDSKTYPGSEWVRVETLVLGDSLLQHRVNGTQVLEYTNPQIGGGSVAHPDSSIKQDGTPLTSGHIAVQSESHPVQFRTVEVLNLRGCMDPEAANYKSYYVASAPERCTYE; translated from the coding sequence ATGTCCCATTTTCGAGCGAGTTGCTCCCTCCTCAGCTTCTTCCTCTCTCTCCTCGTCCTTTTCTCGGCCTGTACCTCCTCGGAAAGCTCCCCACCCCCGACCGCCGGACAAAAAGAATGGACGCCCCTATTCAATGGAAAGAACCTGAACGGCTGGACTCCCAAGATCACGGGACAGACCGCTGGAATCAATAAAGGCAACACGTTCCGAGTCGAGGACGGGAAACTAACGGTGGGATATGACGCCTACGACCAGTTCGACGGGCAATTTGGGCACCTCGTCTCTGACACGACATTTTCGCATTACGTCGTGGCAGTAGAATATCGGTTTCTGGACGGACAGGCCCCCGGCGGCCCAGGGTGGGCAACCGAGAATAGTGGAGTGATGGTTCACTCTCAGTCTGCTGAGACGATGACACGACATCAAGACTTTCCGATCTCCATCGAGGTACAACTTCTCGGAAGTGCAGGACAATCCCAACGCTCCACCGCAAATCTGTGCACTCCGGGCACCCACGTTCTGATGAGCGACACCCTTACGACCACGCACTGCATCAACTCCGACTCCAAAACCTATCCAGGAAGCGAGTGGGTCCGGGTAGAAACCCTTGTGCTCGGCGACTCTCTTCTCCAACACCGTGTAAATGGAACACAGGTGCTGGAGTACACGAATCCGCAAATCGGCGGGGGAAGTGTCGCCCATCCTGACTCTTCGATCAAGCAAGACGGAACTCCCCTCACCTCTGGCCACATCGCCGTACAGAGCGAGAGCCATCCCGTTCAGTTTCGAACCGTAGAGGTACTCAATCTTCGCGGATGTATGGATCCCGAGGCCGCCAACTACAAATCGTATTACGTAGCCTCAGCCCCCGAGCGTTGCACGTACGAGTGA
- a CDS encoding kelch repeat-containing protein codes for MPRPFSYGVTRVMGGGAVGLLLCVGLLVGSEGRGPEGENVRQRDGGNWTTVETKNEPTARHENAFVEVEGQFYLLGGRGERPVNIYDPETRQWSEGASPPFQMHHFQAVSYDGDIYVLGAWTDDYPRENGLSHVYIYYTDEDQWRKGASIPPGRRRGSAGVVVRKDKIYVVGGIVGGHGPHATAVDWFDVFDPETGEWTALRDRPAPHARDHFQAALADNKLIAVGGRDSGVQGFIDSTVAAVDVYDFETEEWSTWEEAPIPTERAGSTTAVRGNEIIITGGEGFGRTWGQTEALNVDTREWRSIGMLNQPRHGTQMFLFQDQLYIAAGSGDQGGGPELTSMETYDFQE; via the coding sequence ATGCCACGCCCATTTTCTTATGGCGTCACTCGTGTGATGGGAGGCGGAGCCGTCGGCCTTCTACTTTGTGTCGGTCTCCTCGTTGGGAGTGAAGGAAGGGGACCTGAGGGGGAAAACGTCCGGCAGAGGGACGGGGGGAACTGGACCACAGTCGAGACTAAAAACGAGCCGACGGCTCGTCACGAGAATGCGTTCGTCGAGGTGGAGGGGCAGTTTTACCTTCTCGGAGGACGGGGCGAACGGCCCGTCAACATCTACGACCCAGAGACGCGGCAGTGGTCGGAGGGGGCATCCCCGCCCTTTCAGATGCATCACTTCCAGGCCGTATCCTATGACGGAGACATCTACGTGCTGGGAGCGTGGACCGACGACTATCCTCGTGAGAACGGGCTTTCCCACGTGTACATTTACTATACCGACGAGGACCAATGGCGGAAAGGGGCGTCGATTCCTCCTGGGCGACGTCGCGGATCGGCTGGTGTCGTTGTGCGGAAGGACAAGATCTACGTGGTGGGGGGCATCGTAGGAGGACACGGCCCGCACGCGACCGCAGTCGACTGGTTTGACGTGTTTGATCCCGAGACGGGAGAGTGGACGGCCCTTCGCGATCGGCCGGCCCCGCATGCTCGGGACCACTTTCAGGCGGCCCTCGCGGACAATAAGCTCATTGCTGTGGGGGGGCGTGACAGTGGCGTTCAGGGCTTCATCGACAGCACTGTAGCCGCAGTCGATGTCTACGACTTCGAGACGGAAGAATGGAGCACCTGGGAAGAAGCGCCCATTCCTACCGAGCGGGCCGGTAGCACCACCGCGGTACGGGGAAATGAGATCATCATTACTGGAGGAGAAGGTTTTGGCCGGACGTGGGGACAGACGGAGGCGCTCAATGTGGATACCCGAGAGTGGCGCTCAATTGGGATGCTCAACCAGCCTCGTCACGGCACGCAGATGTTCCTGTTTCAGGATCAGCTCTACATTGCCGCTGGGTCTGGAGATCAGGGGGGTGGACCGGAGCTCACAAGCATGGAAACCTACGATTTTCAAGAGTAG